A portion of the Archocentrus centrarchus isolate MPI-CPG fArcCen1 chromosome 19, fArcCen1, whole genome shotgun sequence genome contains these proteins:
- the sec24c gene encoding LOW QUALITY PROTEIN: protein transport protein Sec24C (The sequence of the model RefSeq protein was modified relative to this genomic sequence to represent the inferred CDS: inserted 2 bases in 2 codons; deleted 1 base in 1 codon), which translates to MNVNQHTPMASPYGQPQPGYSQPGYAPLDGGYPAPYAPYNGPASAYQPGAPPQGPARGPPTSGPPPVSAPQQYNQYSQSQGGMQNGPPPMTQAPPRPAVPQPYNQGAMNLSGPHPSYPQNYVPPPTMQQVTDQMTGMQITSGPPTPAGPGYGNLNSPPHSSQPPVSTXYSAAPPTSYTQAPPPVSSAPTQPPPPSGPAASQQYYSGPPPPSQQPFNSSLPPTSQQQQFTSSVPSHLPPQQTLPPSSYSGPVPPQSQPPAPPVSQPQQSFPPPQPPFSSAPPPVSQSSFATGPPSSAHGSFPPQGPPPSSQPGPFPPTRPPPTSAPSCQYPGPLPPTQQPPSSQPSPYHSGPHPPRAQMPPTSMAQSNHLPPGPQGPPGPPGPLQQPPSQPGMQTGYPPQQNGAFGQVRGPQPGYAGPYPGQPNYGAPAPAPAPPAQKRLDPDAIPSPIQVIEDDKAKTTEPFTTGVRGQAPPLVTTNFQVKDQGNASPRFIRCTAYNMPCTADMAKQSQVPLAAVIKPLATLPPDETPPHVVDHGESGPIRCNRCKAYMCPYMQFIEGGRRFQCGFCSCVTEVPPHYFQHLDHTGKRVDCYDRPELSLGSYEFLATVDYCKNNKLPQPPAFIFLIDVSYNAVKSGMVSIVCQELKNLLDYLPRENPEVESAVRVGFVTYNKVLHFYNVKSSLAQPQMMVVSDVSDMFVPLLDGFLVNVNESRQVIDSLLDQIPEMFADTRETETVFGPVIQAGLEALKAADCAGKLFVFHTSLPIAEAPGKXKNREDKKLIGTDKEKSLFQPQVGFYNSLAKECVAQGCCVDLFLFPNQYVDVATLGVVPVSTGGSIYKYTYFQAQSDQERFLNDLRRDIQKLVGFDAVMRVRTSTGIRATDFFGSFYMSNTTDVELAGLDCDKAITVEFKHDDKLSEETGALMQCAVLYTSCSGQRRLRIHNMAVNCCSQLADLYRNCETDTIINYFSKYAFRGVLNNPTKAVRETLVNQCAQILACYRKNCASPSSAGQLILPECMKLLPVYLNCVLKSDVLLPGADVSLDDRAYLRQLISCMDVTETHVFFYPRLLPLMKLESGSLPVAVRDSEERLSKGGVYLLETGLHLFLWVGASVQQELLLNIFGTPSFSQIDSNMTSLPVLDNPISQRLRELIDSFRAQRSRYMKLMVVKQEDRSELIFRHFLVEDKSTSGGASYVDFLCHMHKEIRQLLS; encoded by the exons ATGAATGTAAACCAGCACACACCAATGGCCTCTCCATATGGCCAGCCCCAGCCTGGCTACAGCCAGCCTGGCTATGCTCCCCTGGACGGGGGCTATCCAGCGCCATACGCACCTTACAATGGCCCTGCATCCGCCTATCAGCCTGGGGCTCCACCACAAG GCCCTGCCAGGGGTCCTCCCACCTCTGGACCCCCACCTGTCTCAGCACCTCAGCAGTACAATCAGTACAGTCAGAGTCAGGGGGGCATGCAGAATGGACCCCCACCTATGACACAGGCACCACCCAG ACCTGCTGTGCCTCAGCCATACAACCAGGGCGCTATGAACCTGTCAGGGCCACACCCCTCTTATCCCCAAAACTATGTACCCCCACCCACTATGCAGCAGGTCACCGACCAGATGACTGGGATGCAGATCACCTCTGGACCACCGACCCCTGCTGGGCCAGGATACGGTAATTTGAAtag CCCACCTCACAGCTCTCAGCCTCCCGTCAGTA GGTACTCAGCCGCACCTCCAACCTCCTATACCCAAGCTCCTCCCCCTGTGTCCTCTGCTCCTACCCAGCCACCACCTCCCAGTGGCCCTGCAGCTTCTCAGCAATACTATAGTGGCCCACCGCCTCCTTCTCAGCAGCCATTCAATTCCTCTCTTCCCCCTAcctctcagcagcagcagttcaccTCTTCTGTACCTTCACATCTTCCTCCTCAGCAAACCTTACCTCCTTCCTCTTACTCGGGTCCTGTGCCTCCACAAAGTCAACCTCCTGCTCCCCCAGTGTCCCAGCCACAGCAATCCTTCCCTCCACCCCAGCCCCCTTTCTCTTCAGCacctccacctgtcagtcagtctTCTTTTGCCACAGGCCCCCCTTCCTCTGCCCATGGCTCCTTTCCACCTCAAGGGCCCCCTCCTAGCTCTCAGCCTGGACCTTTTCCTCCTACCCGCCCCCCTCCAACTTCAGCCCCTTCTTGCCAGTACCCAGGCCCCTTGCCACCC ACACAGCAGCCCCCTTCATCTCAGCCATCCCCCTATCACTCAGGGCCCCATCCTCCCAGAGCTCAAATGCCTCCCACTTCCATGGCTCAGAGCAACCACCTCCCTCCAGGACCGCAGGGCCCACCAGGCCCTCCTGGACCACTACAGCAGCCTCCATCTCAGCCTGGCATGCAGACAGGATACCCTCCTCAGCAGAATG GTGCATTTGGGCAGGTGAGAGGCCCTCAGCCTGGGTATGCAGGTCCTTACCCTGGGCAACCAAACTATGGAGCTCCAGCACCAGCTCCTGCTCCACCTGCACAGAAAAGACTTGACCCAGATGCCATTCCTAGCCCG ATCCAGGTAATAGAGGACGACAAGGCTAAAACTACCGAGCCATTCACCACAGGGGTCAGGGGTCAAGCTCCACCACTAGTCACCACCAACTTCCAGGTCAAAGACCAAG GGAATGCCAGTCCCAGGTTTATTCGCTGTACAGCCTACAACATGCCTTGCACAGCTGATATGGCAAAGCAGTCTCAGGTGCCGCTGGCTGCCGTCATCAAGCCCCTCGCCACTCTGCCACCTGATGAG ACCCCTCCACACGTGGTGGACCACGGCGAGAGTGGTCCAATCCGCTGCAACCGTTGCAAGGCCTACATGTGTCCATACATGCAGTTCATAGAGGGAGGTCGCCGCTTCCAGTGtggtttctgcagctgtgtcacagagg TGCCTCCACATTATTTCCAGCATCTGGACCACACTGGTAAGAGGGTGGACTGCTACGACAGGCCGGAGCTTTCACTGGGCAGTTATGAGTTCCTTGCGACTGTTGACTACTGTAAG AATAACAAGCTCCCTCAGCCTCCAGCCTTCATCTTCCTTATCGACGTGTCCTACAACGCCGTCAAGAGTGGGATGGTCAGCATTGTTTGTCAGGAACTCAAAAACCTATTAGACTACCTGCCCAG GGAGAATCCAGAAGTGGAATCTGCAGTGCGAGTGGGTTTTGTCACCTACAACAAGGTTTTGCACTTCTACAACGTCAAGTCAAGCTTGGCCCAGCCTCAGATGATGGTGGTGTCAGACGTGTCAGACATGTTTGTGCCCCTGCTTGACGGGTTCCTCGTTAATGTTAATGAAAGCAGACAAGTTATTGACAG tttGCTGGATCAGATCCCAGAGATGTTTGCAGACACCAGGGAGACGGAGACAGTGTTTGGACCTGTCATCCAGGCGGGACTGGAGGCACTCAAG gctgCTGACTGTGCTGGgaagctgtttgtgtttcacaCCTCTTTGCCCATCGCGGAGGCCCCTGGAA CTAAAAACAGAGAAGACAAGAAGCTGATTGGAACAGACAAGGAGAAG TCACTATTTCAGCCTCAGGTGGGTTTCTACAACTCTCTGGCTAAGGAGTGTGTGGCCCAGGGCTGTTGTGTGGATCTTTTCCTCTTCCCCAACCAGTATGTGGATGTTGCCACATTAGGTGTGGTTCCCGTCTCCACTGGAGGCTCAATCTATAAATACACCTACTTCCAG GCTCAGTCGGATCAGGAGCGATTCCTAAACGACCTCAGACGAGACATTCAGAAACTAGTTGGGTTTGATGCTGTTATGAGGGTGCGAACCAGCACAG GTATCCGAGCGACAGACTTCTTTGGCTCTTTTTACATGAGTAACACCACAGATGTGGAGCTGGCGGGCCTCGACTGTGACAAGGCCATCACTGTTGAGTTCAAACACGATGACAAGCTCAGCGAGGAGACAGGGGCGCTCATGCAG TGCGCCGTGCTGTACACCAGCTGCAGCGGCCAGAGGCGTCTCCGCATCCACAACATGGCCGTGAACTGCTGCTCTCAGCTGGCTGACCTATACCGCAACTGTGAGACAGACACAATCATCAACTACTTCTCCAAATATG CTTTCCGTGGCGTTCTGAACAACCCCACTAAGGCAGTGAGAGAAACTCTGGTTAACCAGTGTGCTCAGATTTTGGCGTGTTACAGGAAGAACTGTGCAAGTCCCTCATCTGCTGGTCAG TTGATTCTCCCAGAGTGCATGAAGCTTCTCCCGGTATATCTGAACTGCGTGCTGAAGAGTGATGTGCTGCTACCGGGGGCCGACGTCTCGCTGGATGACCGAGCTTACCTGAGGCAGCTGATCAGCTGCATGGACGTCACAGAGACTCACGTCTTCTTCTACCCCCGCCTGCTGCCGCTG ATGAAGTTGGAAAGCGGTTCGTTGCCGGTGGCGGTGAGGGACTCGGAGGAGAGGTTGTCCAAAGGAGGAGTTTACCTGCTGGAGACGGGGCTCCACCTCTTCCTGTGGGTGGGAGCCAGCGTTCAGCAGGAGCTGCTGCTCAACATCTTCGGCACGCCGAGCTTCAGCCAGATCGACTCGAACATG ACAAGTCTGCCTGTTCTCGACAACCCGATCTCTCAGAGACTCAGAGAGCTCATCGATTCCTTCAGAGCACAGCGGTCACGATACATGAAG CTGATGGTGGTGAAGCAGGAAGACCGATCCGAGCTGATATTCAGACACTTCTTGGTCGAGGACAAGAGCACCAGCGGGGGAGCATCATACGTAGACTTCCTTTGTCACATGCACAAGGAGATCCGCCAGCTCCTCAGCTag
- the synpo2lb gene encoding synaptopodin 2-like protein: MVAEEIVVSLSGGAPWGFRLQGGAEQQKPLQVAKVRRRSKACRAGLKEHDELVAIDDRACAELSHAEAMSLIDKQSNTLHLKVKRAPSGFQCSSYSGCSASPHSSMRVLSPPEDLLNSNSFSILSSVKIPQGITSPPDSEAYYGETDSDADTHSRTHRRQRRTPPHARSPSRYDRQEEEETSEMSGYESATDAGVTSQGMWDGQCAVGVPRRELIYQPHQTEWTTPTHTPHTLTPHMITPTPDQGLVEAEGEGDSGFQEAGGCTGLACPPLVSPERAKEALMLGSGKHLVPMVGPQQMPVSDELSTTYMEKARQAKLQRGESLVEKQVKEARTKCRSIASLLTDAPNPNSKGVLMFKKRRQRAKKYTLTCFGKAEGDRGGDTEGETGGETEEEGGSCILSGSEVEEEGFSESFDSTWDTGYLDLLDRRSSACPSTTPTSPTTNQGTELDISSHQTPGLVTSANQIPGLEGSLLESSAYQDSKLESNFTKQPSSNHPPSHMSPPAVVLPNGGPAAISRASVVLSMPSQTPLQTQNGNPDPIPNHSPNPIIDSHSNTNFSPNPAVLNRTARPFNSGSAPSRASVTSVMFRPPQPKPTPITMVSKPVAAVSTMNIPTSHPPSDARRAVSSTSLYIPPRNNTSNTSPSVNSLPSTLSPPSSLASASLSQPPAHIFSPQPAVHAPPSTPFSPSAGSLSCASPAQTFSPPAPPSYLSPPASANQPPSKCFAAPPISPPHPPDFNQTSFPAQPTPPPLHPATQPPPCSSAHTYNNMTDAASPVQAPVADSLVTREQRISVPAARTGILQDARRRSNKKPMFCAVQNRDVSPNPDLLSMVQNMDDRFGRTPGGESGVTPSGEAGHESGPEEDWLRLGAEACNFMQAQRGSRPPPVAPKPQAPQVPQLAGKGGQLFARRQNRMDRYIVERSPSAAAAPYSPAQTREPSPTPSLPSTWKYSSNIRAPPPINYNPLLSPSCPPKAQKKPEVTMPRTAGPKGHKAGMKPVDVMSHQPYQLNSSLFSYGGGAPQETSTHQQQRGITGGPKKTARVCEVKRFSTPPPTATGPPLKVIVPRSATTLGEPLRRSDVMSPPPSEGVKAFQCYSPPSHPYQAQWATSPLSPPPPPAPTGPLPQLPTFSSALASPPAFSHSQPPSAPPDNRQFKSAPNLSPLGPAHPPQQGSSCTQPSRVPRPRFSTSNLGLQPCVWRPSSTTH; encoded by the exons ATGGTAGCAGAGGAGATTGTGGTGTCCCTCTCAGGAGGAGCTCCGTGGGGTTTCAGACTCCAGGGAGGAGCTGAGCAGCAAAAACCTCTACAGGTGGCCAAG gTACGCAGGCGCAGCAAAGCATGCCGAGCCGGACTGAAGGAACACGATGAGCTGGTGGCCATTGATGATCGTGCATGTGCAGAGCTCAGTCATGCTGAGGCCATGAGCCTCATAGACAAACAGAGCAACACACTACATCTAAAGGTCAAAAG GGCCCCTTCTGGCTTCCAGTGCTCATCTTACTCTGGTTGCTCTGCATCCCCCCACTCCTCCATGAGGGTCTTATCTCCTCCTGAAGACCTCTTGAACTCCAACAGTTTCTCCATCCTCTCCTCTGTCAAGATACCCCAGGGCATTACCTCCCCTCCAGATAGTGAGGCTTATTATGGAGAAACAGACAGTgatgcagacacacattcacgcaCGCACCGCCGCCAACGTCGCACACCTCCTCACGCACGCTCACCTTCACGCTACGACAgacaagaagaggaggagacctCAGAGATGAGCGG GTATGAGAGTGCCACAGATGCAGGCGTAACTTCACAGGGGATGTGGGATGGTCAGTGCGCTGTTGGTGTTCCTCGAAGAGAGCTCATCTACCAGCCTCACCAGACAGAGTGGACCACTCCtacacacaccccccacacGCTGACCCCTCACATGATCACCCCGACCCCTGATCAGGGGTTGGTGGAAGCAGAAGGAGAAGGGGACAGTGGCTTCCAGGAGGCAGGGGGCTGCACTGGGCTGGCCTGCCCGCCCCTAGTGTCTCCAGAACGGGCAAAAGAGGCTCTGATGTTGGGGTCTGGGAAACACCTGGTGCCTATGGTGGGACCACAGCAGATGCCTGTAAGTGATGAACTCTCCACCACCTACATGGAGAAAGCACGGCAAGCCA AGTTACAGCGTGGGGAGAGTTTGGTGGAAAAACAGGTGAAAGAAGCTCGTACTAAATGCCGCTCTATTGCATCACTGCTCACTGATGCGCCCAACCCCAACTCGAAAGGGGTGCTTATGTTCAAGAAACGCCGACAGAGAGCCAAGAAGTACACACTCACGTGCTTTGGCAAAGCTGAAGGAGATAGAGGAGGGGACACAGAAGgggagacaggaggagagacCGAGGAAGAAGGAGGAAGTTGCATCTTAAGTGGCTCAGAAGTTGAGGAAGAGGgattctctgaatcatttgaCTCTACGTGGGACACTGGTTATTTGGACCTGCTGGATAGAAGGAGCTCTGCCTGTCCATCAACCACACCAACTTCTCCAACAACCAATCAGGGCACAGAACTGGACATCTCATCACATCAGACCCCGGGACTTGTGACATCTGCAAATCAAATCCCAGGGTTGGAGGGATCATTGCTGGAGAGCTCAGCCTATCAAGATTCAAAGCTGGAGAGTAACTTCACAAAACAACCAAGCAGCAACCACCCCCCTTCACACATGTCTCCTCCAGCTGTGGTTCTGCCCAATGGGGGACCAGCAGCTATCAGTCGGGCTAGTGTTGTACTGAGCATGCCCTCTCAGACACCCCTCCAAACTCAAAATGGCAACCCTGATCCTATTCCTAATCATAGTCCCAACCCCATCATAGACTCACACAGTAACACCAACTTCAGTCCTAACCCTGCAGTTCTGAACCGTACTGCACGGCCATTCAACTCTGGCTCCGCCCCTTCTCGTGCATCTGTAACGTCTGTAATGTTCCGGCCTCCTCAACCCAAACCCACGCCCATAACAATGGTGTCCAAACCTGTGGCCGCTGTCTCCACAATGAATATCCCAACTTCTCACCCTCCATCAGATGCAAGGAGAGCAGTGTCTAGCACCTCTTTGTATATCCCTCCAAGAAATAACACCAGCAACACTTCGCCCTCTGTTAACTCTCTCCCATCCACTCTCtcacctccctcctctctggCTTCTGCATCGCTCTCTCAACCTCCTGCGCACATATTTTCTCCACAGCCTGCAGTGCATGCTCCCCCTTCCACCCCATTTTCTCCCTCTGCAGGCTCGCTGTCATGTGCCTCACCTGCTCAAACCTTCTCCCCTCCAGCTCCACCATCATACCTCTCTCCCCCTGCTTCTGCTAATCAACCCCCCTCCAAATGCTTTGCAGCTCCTCCCATCTCCCCACCACACCCCCCTGATTTTAATCAGACCTCTTTCCCTgcccaacccaccccacctccTCTTCACCCTGCAACCCAACCTCCTCCATGTTCATCTGCCCATACCTACAATAACATGACTGATGCTGCATCACCTGTCCAGGCTCCTGTCGCTGATTCTCTGGTGACACGTGAGCAACGCATTTCAGTCCCAGCAGCTCGCACTGGCATACTGCAAGATGCACGTCGTCGTAGCAACAAGAAGCCAATGTTCTGTGCAGTCCAGAACAGAGATGTCTCTCCAAACCCGGACTTGCTGTCAATGGTCCAGAATATGGATGACCGCTTTGGGAGAACCCCGGGTGGTGAATCTGGAGTCACACCCAGTGGGGAGGCTGGGCATGAATCAGGCCCTGAAGAGGACTGGCTGAGGCTGGGGGCAGAGGCTTGCAACTTTATGCAAGCTCAGCGTGGATCGAGACCACCCCCTGTAGCCCCCAAACCACAGGCCCCTCAGGTGCCACAGCTGGCGGGGAAAGGAGGTCAGCTGTTTGCTCGCAGACAGAACAGGATGGATCGGTACATTGTAGAACGATctccatctgctgctgcagccccttACTCACCTGCCCAGACAAGGGAGCCCTCACCCACACCTTCCCTCCCTTCCACTTGGAAGTACTCATCCAACATCCGCGCTCCACCTCCCATCAACTACAACCCTCTCCTTTCTCCATCTTGCCCTCCTAAGGCACAGAAGAAACCTGAGGTCACGATGCCTAGGACGGCTGGACCTAAAGGGCACAAAGCCGGCATGAAGCCTGTGGATGTCATGAGCCACCAGCCCTACCAGCTCAACTCTTCTTTGTTCAGCTATGGAGGTGGGGCTCCACAAGAGACCTCCACCCATCAACAGCAAAGAGGAATAACAGGCGGTCCTAAGAAAACAGCACGAGTCTGTGAAGTCAAGCGCTTCTCTACACCCCCACCAACAGCCACAGGGCCCCCCCTCAAAGTTATCGTACCTAGATCAGCTACGACACTTGGGGAACCCCTGCGGCGCTCTGATGTCATGTCTCCTCCACCCAGTGAAGGTGTCAAAGCCTTCCAATGCTATTCACCTCCGTCCCATCCTTACCAGGCTCAATGGGCCACCTCCCCTCTGTCTCCCCCACCGCCTCCCGCACCTACAGGCCCACTCCCTCAGCTACCTaccttctcctctgctcttgCTTCACCTCCTGCTTTTTCCCACTCCCAGCCCCCCAGTGCTCCACCGGATAACAGGCAGTTTAAGAGTGCCCCAAATCTAAGTCCCCTAGGCCCTGCTCATCCCCCTCAGCAGGGCTCCAGCTGCACTCAACCCAGCAGGGTTCCAAGGCCGAGGTTCAGCACTTCCaacctgggtctgcagccttGTGTCTGGCGTCCCAGTTCCACCACACACTGA
- the LOC115798588 gene encoding LOW QUALITY PROTEIN: NACHT, LRR and PYD domains-containing protein 3-like (The sequence of the model RefSeq protein was modified relative to this genomic sequence to represent the inferred CDS: inserted 8 bases in 8 codons; deleted 4 bases in 3 codons) — MEQSAVSDETDQISQVPFTHAVVHHFQPNYSAQTGGSVVAPSIIGSKVGNININIFSGSQECKDAPNNDHTDSCGALQPESDKIAECQQKLKAILKRKFSHILEGIATEANQISLNNIYTELYITEGGSGEVNKEHEVRQIETTARIHAGQEESIHCSRLFAXSAEHDRHVRTVVTRGIAGIGXTVLTNKFTLDWAEERANTNLEFVFPLSFRELNFMKRKTXSLLELLVAFFPEIKDTEIFTCAENNMLFILDGLDESRLSLDFDKCEILSDVTQPTSIAVLLTNLIRGKLLPLALVWITSRPVASGQIPPDCIDLVTEVRGFKNPQKDEYFRRKIKDENLANRVITHVKTYRSLHIMCHIPIFCWMAATVLKEKLATKESKDMPRTLTQMYIHFLSLYEEAMRKRLARRRESNADCVRANLLALGKLAFKELEKGHLIFYESDLKMNGIDIEQASMFSGVYTQIFHEEMTLCKEKMFSFVHLSVQEFFAALYVFLTFHNDNINILVKKSSVSRRFLFREASELILYKEAVXKALSCEQGHFDIFLRFLLGLSQESNQTXLKHLMTNDRTHQRTRTEIIKHIKERIRSSPSLDRCLNLFHCLNELNDHSLVEEIQSYLTSGSLNRANLSPAQWATXVFVLLTSEKELTVFELSNYIRSEEGLLRLLPVVXTAQVANLKACNLTLTCCEXLANTISSSQLRELDLSNNNLTDAGLVKLYTGLRNSKLEMLRLKSCNLTERSSNNLASFISSASCQLKTLDLSDNEFHDEGVKRFSDGLRSSDCKLETLSLSLCRVAEEGCIFLASALNSCHLKELDLSYNHPGNSGLNLLTALKEDPQCSLEKLSVEQCGESRIQPGPKKYTIKLTLDPNTAHKDLSLSEEDRKATRWTKQPYPDHPERFDFWTQVLCRQGLTGRFYWETEWKGRVLIGVAYRRMCRKGESHNCWLGRNDSSWGLNCNKDVYRALHQGVSTALTIKPSSNRVGVFLDWSAGTLSFYMLACTSPKLLHTFHTTFTEPVYPGFHLGWVDSEVYLC; from the exons ATGGAGCAATCGGCTGTCAGTGATGAAACAGATCAGATCTCTCAAG TTCCCTTTACTCATGCTGTGGTTCATCACTTCCAACCCAACTACAGCGCTCAGACAGGCGGCAGCGTAGTCGCACCTTCCATCATTGGTTCCAAAGTTGgcaacataaacataaatatctTCTCAGGAAGCCAAG AGTGTAAAGATGCCCCGAACAATGACCACACAGACAGCTGTGGTGCTCTGCAGCCTGAAA GTGACAAGATTGCAGAATGTCAGCaaaaactgaaagccattctGAAGAGGAAGTTCAGTCACATTCTTGAGGGGATCGCAACAGAAGCAAACCAAATCTCTCTCAACAACATCTACACGGAGCTCTACATCACTGAGGGAGGAAGCGGTGAAGTCAACAAGGAGCATGAGGTGAGACAGATTGAGACAACAGCCAGGATCCATGCGGGCCAGGAAGAATCGATCCACTGCAGTCGCCTGTTCG TCTCTGCTGAACACGACCGTCACGTAAGGACTGTGGTCACAAGGGGAATCGCTGGAATTG AAACTGTTTTGACCAATAAATTCACTCTAGACTGGGCAGAGGAGAGAGCAAACACAAACCTAGAGTTTGTCTTTCCACTTTCTTTCCGTGAGCTGAatttcatgaaaagaaaaa gcagtttattgGAGCTTCTCGTTGCGTTTTTCCCTGAAATAAAAGACACAGAAATCTTTACGTGTGCGGAAAACAACATGCTCTTCATccttgatggtctggatgagagTCGCCTCTCTTTGGACTTTGACAAATGTGAAATATTGTCAGATGTGACTCAACCCACCTCAATTGCTGTGCTTCTGACCAACCTCATCAGGGGAAAACTGCTCCCTTTGGCTCTTGTTTGGATCACATCACGCCCTGTAGCTTCCGGTCAGATCCCTCCAGACTGCATTGACCTGGTCACTGAGGTGCGAGGGttcaaaaacccacaaaaagatgAATACTTCAGGAGGAAAATTAAGGATGAGAACTTGGCAAATCGGGTGATAACACATGTGAAAACTTACAGGAGCCttcacatcatgtgccacatacCGATCTTCTGCTGGATGGCAGCAACTGTTCTCAAGGAGAAGTTGGCTACGAAAGAGAGCAAAGACATGCCGAGGACTCTCACTCAAATGTACATACACTTCTTGTCCTTGTATGAGGAGGCCATGAGGAAGAGGCTGGCGAGAAGAAGAGAATCAAATGCTGACTGTGTGAGGGCTAATCTCCTGGCTTTAGGTAAGCTGGCTTTCAAAGAACTCGAAAAGGGccacctgatcttctatgaaagTGACCTCAAGATGAATGGCATCGACATTGAGCAGGCGTCCATG TTCTCAGGGGTCTACACGCAGATCTTCCACGAGGAGATGACGCTGTGCAAGGAGAAGATGTTTAGCTTTGtgcatctgagtgttcaggaatTCTTCGCAGCGTTGTACGTCTTCCTCACGTTCCACAACGACAACATCAACATCCTGGTGAAGAAGTCCTCCGTCTCGCGACGTTTCTTATTCAGAGAAGCTTCTGAGCTCATCCTGTACAAAGAAGCAG GAAAGGCTTTGTCGTGCGAGCAGGGACATTTTGACATCTTTCTGCGCTTCCTTTTGGGGCTGTCCCAGGAGTCCAATCAGA CGCTGAAACATCTAATGACCAATGATAGAACACACCAAAGA ACAAGAACTGAAATCATTAAACACATAAAGGAAAGAATCAGGTCGAGTCCGTCCCTGGACAGGTGCCTCAATCTCTTTCACTGT CTGAACGAGCTGAACGACCACTCCCTTGTGGAGGAGATTCAGAGCTACCTCACATCAGGCAGCCTCAACAGAGCCAACCTTTCACCTGCCCAGTGGGCCA CTGTTTTTGTACTACTGACATCAGAAAAAGAGCTTACCGTGTTTGAACTGAGCAACTACATCAGGTCAGAGGAGGGTCTCCTCAGGCTGCTACCTGTCG AAACAGCCCAAGTGGCAAA TCTAAAAGCATGTAACCTCACTTTGACTTGCTGTG ACCTGGCAAATACCATCAGCTCATCCCAACTAAGAGAACTCGACTTGAGTAACAACAATCTGACAGATGCAGGACTAGTGAAGCTCTACACCGGACTGAGGAACAGCAAACTGGAGATGCTCAG acTGAAGAGCTGTAACCTAACCGAGCGCAGCTCCAATAACCTCGCATCGTTTATCAGCTCTGCCTCTTGCCAGCTAAAAACACTGGACCTCAGCGACAATGAGTTTCATGATGAGGGAGTCAAAAGATTTTCAGATGGCTTAAGGAGCTCTGACTGTAAACTGGAGACACTCAG TTTGTCCCTGTGCAGAGTGGCAGAAGAGGGCTGCATTTTCTTGGCATCTGCTTTGAACTCGTGCCACCTCAAAGAGCtcgacctgagctacaaccacccGGGGAACTCAGGATTGAATCTTCTAACCGCTTTGAAGGAGGATCCACAATGCAGTCTGGAGAAACTCAG TGTGGAGCAGTGTGGAGAGTCCAGGATTCAGCCAGGCCCAAAGAAAT ATACCATCAAACTCACCctggacccaaacacagcacataAAGATCTTTCTCTGTCTGAGGAAGACAGGAAAGCAACACGCTGGACCAAGCAGCCATATCCAGACCATCCAGAAAGATTTGACTTCTGGACTCAGGTGTTGTGTAGACAGGGACTGACAGGACGCTTCTACTGGGAGACCGAGTGGAAAGGGAGAGTCCTCATAGGAGTAGCCTACAGACGAATGTGCAGGAAGGGAGAGAGTCACAACTGCTGGCTAGGTCGAAATGACTCCTCCTGGGGCCTGAACTGCAACAAAGATGTATACAGAGCCTTGCACCAAGGCGTGAGCACTGCTCTAACCATCAAACCCAGCTCCAATAGAGTAGGAGTCTTCCTGGACTGGTCAGCGGGTACACTCTCCTTTTACATGCTCGCTTGTACTTCCCCCAAGCTCCTCCATACCTTCCACACCACCTTCACTGAGCCCGTCTACCCCGGGTTTCACCTTGGCTGGGTGGACTCTGAGGTTTATTTGTGTTAA